Genomic segment of bacterium:
AAAAAAATCGGTAAACCGATTTTAGATATTTACCCGAACCGCATTATTAATATACATCCTGCACTTTTGCCTGCATTTGGCGGCAAAGGTATGTACGGACATCACGTGCACCAGGCTGTTTTGGAATACGGAGCTAAAATCACCGGTGTTACGGTACATTTCGTAGACCCTGAATATGATCATGGTAAGATCATCCTCCAAAAGGCTGTTGAAGTGATGGAAGATGATAATGTGGAGTCCTTGAGTGCTCGTGTGCTGAAAGCCGAGCACGAAACCTATTATAAGGCAATAAATCTTTTTGCCAACGAATACGCTGAAAACACTTTTTAGATGATAGATAGAACTGATATAACCAGGAGAGGCATGATGAAACCGATGAAAAATGTTTTATGGCTACTGATAATAGGCGCAAGTCTGTTCGCCCAAGGCAAAACCAGTATTGACTCGGACAAACAAAAAGTAGCTATTATCCCGATTGATGCAGTTAAAATCGCCGAATCGTATGGCGCAACACAGACAGTAAACTGGCAATTGAGCGGAGCTACGTGGAAATCGGCTCCCGAATCACCTTTTGCTGATCCGGCATCCCTTGCTGCTTTTGCCGAAGCGGCCACGCAACGCGTCATCGAAGCTTTTGTAAAGCTTGGCCGTTTTGTCGTGCTCGACCGTAGTGCGATGGAAAAAATAATGAAGGAGCAGGATTTCCAACTTTCAGATAATATTGATCCGAACACGGTAACCAATATCGGCGGACTTTTGGGCGCACAATATATCGTGAATGGCCAACTACAGCAGGTCAGCACCAA
This window contains:
- a CDS encoding phosphoribosylglycinamide formyltransferase, with the translated sequence MSKLILGILASGNGSNCRAIHKAITDGLCKAQIGVIISNHAEAGVLQFARENGIPAFHIASEQFSEISEFHAAIKNCLSQHQVHLVVLAGYMKKIGKPILDIYPNRIINIHPALLPAFGGKGMYGHHVHQAVLEYGAKITGVTVHFVDPEYDHGKIILQKAVEVMEDDNVESLSARVLKAEHETYYKAINLFANEYAENTF